The following are encoded in a window of Castanea sativa cultivar Marrone di Chiusa Pesio chromosome 5, ASM4071231v1 genomic DNA:
- the LOC142636190 gene encoding exocyst complex component EXO70A1-like — protein MEPPEDKRTPLDEAEGIILRWDSTASEEARDKMIFDSDRNEVDRYLQAVDEIQRSLSSATINSNDERSSRSSNSDESSLNSTIQIAMARLEDEFRNILLSHTAPLETESISLGSDPSSSTHSHGQVDDHEDEGSVHDQGLNLNLNLSLKLAQQREERDEAEGEGGDSVADGASSSRSSYRSTSSIREIDLVPSDAIYDLRCIAERMIAAGYLRECIQVYGSVRKSAVDASFRRLGIEKLSIGDVQRLEWDQLEAKIRRWIHAAKVCVRVLFASEKKLCEQIFENLGTDIDDACFVETVKGPAIQLFNLFEAISISRRSPEKLFKILDLHDALMVLIPDIDIVFEAKTSESIRIQAAEILSRLAEAARGILSEFENAVLREPSRVPVPGGTIHPLTRYVMNYISLISDYKQTLIELIVSKPATGTRYGSDPTTPDMEFADELEGKTPLALHLIWVIVILQFNLDGKSKHYKDTSLAHLFMMNNVHYIVQKVKGSPELREMIGDDYLKKLTGKFRQAATNYQRATWVRVLYCLRDEGLHVSGSFSSGVSKSALRERFKSFNAMFEDVHRNQATWLVPDAQLREELRISISEKLLPAYRSFLGRFRAHIESGKHPENYIKYSVDDLETAVLDFFEGYPVSQHIRRRSSS, from the coding sequence atggaGCCACCGGAGGATAAACGAACGCCGTTGGATGAAGCGGAGGGGATAATCCTACGGTGGGACTCAACCGCATCGGAAGAAGCCAGAGACAAAATGATCTTCGATTCTGATCGCAACGAAGTCGATCGTTACTTACAAGCCGTCGATGAAATCCAACGGTCGCTATCTTCCGCCACCATCAACAGCAACGACGAGAGGAGCAGCAGGAGCAGTAACAGCGACGAGAGCAGTTTGAACTCGACGATTCAGATCGCCATGGCTCGGCTTGAGGACGAGTTTCGTAACATTCTGCTGAGTCACACCGCTCCTCTCGAAACCGAGTCGATTTCGTTAGGCTCCGATCCGAGCTCGTCGACTCACTCTCACGGTCAAGTCGACGATCACGAGGACGAGGGGAGCGTGCACGACCAGGGTTTGAATTTGAACTTGAATTTGAGCTTGAAGCTCGCTCAGCAGCGTGAAGAGCGCGATGAAGCCGAAGGAGAAGGTGGAGATTCGGTCGCTGATGGTGCTAGTAGCAGTAGATCGAGTTACCGATCTACTAGCAGTATCCGCGAGATCGATTTGGTGCCGTCCGATGCGATCTACGATCTGCGGTGCATCGCGGAGAGGATGATCGCCGCCGGTTACTTGCGGGAGTGTATTCAGGTGTACGGCAGCGTTCGGAAGTCGGCGGTGGACGCGAGCTTCCGGCGGCTCGGGATCGAGAAGCTGAGCATCGGCGACGTGCAGAGGCTGGAGTGGGATCAGCTCGAAGCGAAGATCCGGCGGTGGATTCACGCCGCGAAGGTTTGCGTTAGGGTTTTGTTCGCGAGCGAGAAGAAGCTCTGCGAGCAAATCTTCGAGAACTTGGGAACCGATATCGACGACGCGTGCTTCGTCGAGACCGTGAAAGGTCCGGCGATTCAGCTGTTCAATCTCTTCGAAGCGATCAGTATCAGCCGCCGATCGCCGGAGAAGCTGTTCAAGATTCTGGACCTACACGACGCTCTGATGGTTTTGATTCCAGACATCGATATCGTGTTCGAAGCGAAAACTTCCGAGTCGATTCGGATTCAAGCGGCGGAGATTCTGTCTCGGCTCGCCGAGGCGGCGAGGGGGATCTTATCGGAGTTCGAAAACGCGGTTCTTCGCGAGCCGTCTAGGGTTCCGGTGCCCGGCGGAACGATACACCCGCTGACGAGGTATGTGATGAATTACATAAGCTTGATTTCGGATTATAAGCAAACTTTGATCGAACTTATCGTGTCAAAACCGGCGACCGGAACCCGATACGGGAGTGATCCGACGACTCCTGATATGGAGTTTGCTGATGAGTTGGAAGGGAAGACTCCTCTGGCATTGCATTTGATTTGGGTGATTGTGATTTTGCAATTTAATTTGGATGGAAAGTCTAAGCATTACAAAGATACTTCATTGGCACATTTGTTTATGATGAACAATGTGCATTACATTGTGCAAAAGGTGAAAGGGTCACCCGAGTTGAGAGAAATGATTGGGGATGATTATCTGAAGAAGCTAACCGGGAAGTTTAGGCAGGCCGCGACGAATTATCAGAGGGCTACTTGGGTTAGGGTGTTGTATTGTTTGAGAGATGAAGGGTTACATGTGAGTGGGAGTTTTTCATCTGGGGTGTCAAAGAGTGCATTGAGAGAGAGGTTTAAGTCGTTTAATGCTATGTTTGAGGATGTTCATAGGAATCAGGCGACGTGGTTGGTGCCCGATGCTCAGCTTAGGGAGGAGCTGAGGATATCTATATCGGAGAAGTTACTTCCGGCTTATAGGTCGTTTCTGGGGCGATTCAGGGCCCATATTGAGAGTGGAAAGCACCCGGAGAATTACATCAAGTACTCGGTTGATGATTTGGAGACTGCTGTTTTGGATTTCTTCGAGGGGTACCCTGTATCCCAGCACATAAGGAGGAGATCCAGCTCATGA
- the LOC142636783 gene encoding uncharacterized protein LOC142636783 has product MTWPSGSSRTVLTSLLLLLLYFACSEYVTVQASVHEYSGDRFVAKGGAFVVHGGSEGIYSSAPSHRNSTSLTDNGDSYIRFEKVNFRRGKELANFSSGLLHAIVFEVEDRETIGGSAYGGQRAVCCTADLAKLGVCSEGEIIHRPSTENPGWPKVFGVSFELDEEVATLPSKSIEITKTGMYNVYFIHCDPKLKDLTVEGKSIWKNPAGYLPGRMAPLMNFYGFMSFAFVILGIFWFSQYARFWREVLPLQNCITIVIALGMFEMTLWYFEYAEFNETGIRPTVITMWAVTFGAVKRTVARLIMLMVSMGFGVVRPTLGGLTSKVIMLGATFFVASEVLELVENVGAISDLSGKARLFLVLPVAVLDAFFILWIFTSLSATLSKLQARRMVVKLDIYRKFTNALAVAVIVSVGWTCYELYFKSIDVYNEKWQNAWIIPAFWQVLSFSLLCVICSLWAPSQNSTRYAYSDDGSEEFDRDDTTLTLIKPAPLPSNDFRTAPEARSVQDSNKLSNGDLEEDKTE; this is encoded by the exons ATGACGTGGCCGTCCGGTTCCTCCCGTACGGTTCTGACCTCGCtgctgttgttgctgttgtACTTTGCGTGCAGTGAGTACGTGACGGTTCAAGCGTCGGTGCACGAATATTCCGGCGACAGATTCGTCGCCAAAGGTGGCGCCTTCGTCGTCCACGGCGGCAGCGAGGGAATTTACTCTTCTGCCCCTTCTCACCGCAATTCCACCTCCCTCACCGACAATGGCGACTCGTACAttcg TTTTGAGAAGGTTAACTTCCGGAGAGGCAAGGAGTTGGCTAACTTCAGCTCGGGGTTGCTGCACGCCATTGTTTTTGAGGTGGAAGATAGAGAGACGATTGGGGGTTCAGCCTATGGGGGTCAAAGAGCTGTTTGTTGCACAGCAGATCTTGCAAAACTAGGTGTCTGTTCAGAAGGAGAAATCATTCACCGCCCATCTACTGAGAATCCTGGTTGGCCCAAAGTGTTTGGTGTCTCATTTGAATTAGATGAAGAAGTTGCAACGTTGCCATCGAAATCTATTGAGATAACTAAAACTGGAATGTATAACGTGTATTTCATTCATTGTGATCCAAAGCTTAAAGATTTGACTGTGGAGGGAAAATCAATATGGAAAAATCCTGCTGGTTACTTACCTGGTAGAATGGCACCACTTATGAATTTCTATGGATTCATGTCCTTTGCTTTCGTGATACTTGGGATCTTTTGGTTCTCTCAGTATGCAAGATTTTGGAGAGAAGTTCTTCCATTGCAGAACTGCATAACAATAGTGATAGCACTGGGCATGTTTGAGATGACTCTTTGGTATTTTGAATATGCTGAATTCAATGAGACTGGAATCAGACCAACTGTAATAACCATGTGGGCTGTCACCTTTGGCGCTGTTAAGCGTACGGTAGCTCGTTTGATAATGTTAATGGTTTCGATGGGCTTTGGTGTTGTGAGACCTACCCTTGGTGGGCTTACATCAAAGGTGATCATGCTTGGAGCCACCTTCTTTGTGGCATCTGAAGTTCTTGAGTTGGTAGAAAATGTTGGTGCAATAAGCGATCTTTCAGGAAAGGCAAGACTCTTTTTGGTTCTTCCTGTAGCAGTCTTGGATGCTTTCTTCATTCTTTGGATATTTACTTCCCTCTCTGCAACTTTAAGTAAGCTTCAG GCTAGACGGATGGTTGTTAAACTGGATATTTACAGGAAGTTTACAAATGCTTTGGCTGTGGCTGTTATCGTGTCTGTGGGTTGGACATGCTATGAG CtttatttcaaatcaattgaTGTTTACAACGAGAAGTGGCAGAATGCATGGATCATCCCTGCATTCTGGCAAGTCctgtctttctctcttctttgtgTCATATGTTCTCTCTGGGCGCCTTCTCAGAACTCAACACG ATACGCTTACTCTGACGATGGAAGCGAAGAGTTTGACAGAGATGATACAACTCTGACTCTTATAAAACCGGCCCCATTGCCTTCTAATGACTTCCGAACTGCACCTGAAGCTAGATCAGTCCAAGACAGCAATAAATTATCAAATGGCGATTTGGAAGAAGACAAGACCGAGTAA